In the Candidatus Brocadiia bacterium genome, one interval contains:
- a CDS encoding M48 family metalloprotease, producing the protein MNIYEQQKRNRRDTWLIMAMFIVLFLIIGLGFDFFFTGYFPAGTLVAVIIAVISVLGSYYGGDRVVLASTGARPVNHLDLKEHQFHNVVEEVSIAAGLPVPKVYIIPDPDPNAFATGRDPQHSSIAITRGLLEQLNREEIQGVVSHELSHIRNFDIRMMTLVAALVGAIVLLADWSGRAMRSMGRGRSSSRKGGGGAAIFFIIWLLMIILAPIIAQILAMAVSRKREYLADASGAELIRNPLALANALSKIENAAAPTQTIKRGVAHLCIADPLGRSFTNKEGFVANLMATHPPMNTRVQRLKEMAYLYQKNNQ; encoded by the coding sequence ATGAATATTTACGAACAGCAGAAACGAAACCGGCGCGATACCTGGCTGATAATGGCCATGTTTATCGTGCTGTTCCTGATTATCGGACTGGGGTTTGACTTCTTTTTCACCGGATATTTTCCGGCAGGAACGCTCGTAGCCGTTATAATTGCGGTTATAAGTGTTCTAGGCAGTTATTACGGAGGCGACCGGGTGGTCCTGGCTTCTACCGGTGCCCGGCCGGTTAACCATTTAGACCTCAAAGAGCACCAGTTCCATAACGTGGTTGAGGAAGTCAGCATCGCGGCCGGACTGCCCGTTCCTAAGGTATACATTATCCCGGACCCTGACCCCAACGCCTTTGCTACTGGGCGCGATCCCCAGCATTCCAGCATCGCCATCACCCGGGGCCTGCTGGAACAGCTCAACCGCGAGGAAATTCAGGGCGTGGTCAGCCACGAGCTCAGCCACATCCGCAATTTTGATATCCGGATGATGACGCTGGTGGCCGCGCTGGTCGGGGCCATCGTGCTTCTAGCCGACTGGTCCGGCCGGGCCATGCGCTCGATGGGCCGGGGTCGGTCCAGTTCACGCAAAGGCGGCGGCGGGGCGGCTATTTTTTTTATCATCTGGCTACTTATGATCATCCTGGCGCCGATTATTGCTCAAATACTGGCTATGGCCGTCTCGCGCAAGCGCGAATACCTGGCTGACGCCTCGGGCGCGGAGCTTATCCGCAATCCGCTGGCGCTGGCTAACGCCCTGAGTAAGATAGAAAACGCCGCGGCGCCAACCCAGACCATCAAGCGAGGAGTGGCGCATCTGTGCATCGCTGACCCGTTGGGCCGGTCGTTCACCAATAAGGAAGGTTTTGTGGCCAACCTTATGGCTACTCACCCGCCTATGAATACTCGGGTTCAGCGCCTTAAAGAGATGGCTTACCTCTACCAAAAGAATAATCAATAA
- a CDS encoding HEAT repeat domain-containing protein — MLRILKYFVISGVIMILLNHDALAICPRKAHGWTDADREMIKKKHGKQEEEKDNNTEVKPDDKTKEKAPEPPKDIKTPDGKKLLPDINANPDTQQPDLGKESKPSDSSEQSTEEGISPAGRNASRPPLSEGLQPRLQSIRTEANAEGQVVSLAGVVEPWEVWWTLNREQFLDFRQPIEWVTVKESEGSRSVIRHKIYDDLFNILVKSLEERDMTVAWNAAIALGRSGRAEAVKPLKKAYGNTPYILVKNYALISLGWLKDISSLDILTEVLLDKKMPEISRSHSAVALGYINDPVSIKALKDIVTDSDYRKQSDVVCAAMFSLGLLKDESSAKLLSGYLNSEKRLESRLRVYAALGLGHIGTDDAFAELKKCLVDKDKDVRVSAAMALGLVGQPKAKDELIIMLKDKDETVRGMAAVSLAQSIRQYPSKSVFAKSAADALLAALANSKREAQGLMILALGILGEPRLKPELKKIIEDRKKTDMLKGAAVIAYGLLKDKDAVPMLSEMLAKRPEDPVLAPYIILALGMIGQEKGVEAILPLWQAVDKNIGSVAYSNMAVALAMLGKRREVIDQLVKQSGPGQNNILRQYALYTLGLLADRQAAQSLVDACNESSNNNIKSYAVAGIGLLMENNRTPLITQWTAGNNTEVFTWIIDHLLPIPSW, encoded by the coding sequence ATGCTGCGGATATTGAAGTATTTCGTCATTTCTGGCGTCATAATGATTTTATTGAATCATGATGCGTTGGCCATCTGCCCGCGTAAGGCGCACGGCTGGACCGATGCCGACCGTGAGATGATAAAGAAAAAGCATGGCAAGCAGGAAGAAGAGAAAGATAACAATACCGAGGTTAAGCCGGATGATAAAACCAAAGAAAAGGCTCCGGAACCGCCCAAGGATATCAAAACACCTGATGGCAAAAAATTGCTCCCCGATATTAACGCTAACCCGGATACCCAACAACCGGACCTCGGTAAAGAATCCAAACCGAGCGATTCATCAGAACAATCAACAGAAGAAGGCATTAGCCCGGCCGGCCGAAACGCATCCCGCCCGCCATTGAGCGAGGGGCTTCAGCCCCGGCTCCAGAGTATTCGCACCGAGGCCAATGCCGAAGGCCAGGTGGTCAGCCTGGCCGGGGTGGTCGAGCCCTGGGAGGTCTGGTGGACATTGAATCGGGAGCAGTTCCTTGATTTCCGGCAGCCGATAGAATGGGTTACCGTAAAAGAAAGCGAAGGCAGCCGATCGGTTATCCGCCATAAAATATACGATGATTTGTTTAATATCCTGGTCAAATCCCTGGAAGAGCGCGATATGACCGTGGCCTGGAACGCGGCTATTGCCCTAGGCCGGAGCGGCCGAGCCGAGGCCGTCAAACCGCTCAAAAAAGCCTATGGCAATACTCCTTACATTTTAGTGAAAAACTACGCGCTTATCAGCTTGGGTTGGCTCAAAGACATTTCTTCATTAGACATTCTGACCGAAGTTTTATTGGACAAGAAAATGCCCGAAATCAGCCGGAGCCACTCGGCCGTGGCTCTTGGTTATATCAACGACCCGGTTTCCATCAAGGCTTTGAAAGACATCGTCACCGACAGCGATTACCGCAAACAATCGGACGTGGTTTGCGCCGCCATGTTTTCATTGGGCCTGCTCAAAGATGAATCGTCCGCCAAACTCCTGTCAGGTTATCTCAACAGCGAAAAGCGCCTGGAATCCCGCCTGCGCGTCTACGCCGCGCTGGGATTGGGGCATATCGGCACTGACGATGCGTTTGCCGAGCTGAAAAAGTGCCTGGTCGACAAGGATAAGGATGTGCGCGTATCCGCGGCCATGGCCCTGGGATTGGTCGGCCAACCCAAGGCCAAAGACGAGTTGATTATCATGCTCAAAGACAAAGACGAGACCGTCCGCGGCATGGCCGCCGTATCGCTGGCGCAATCTATCCGGCAATATCCGTCCAAGTCCGTATTCGCCAAATCAGCGGCTGACGCTTTGCTGGCGGCATTGGCCAATAGCAAGCGCGAGGCCCAGGGTTTGATGATACTGGCCCTAGGCATCCTGGGTGAACCGCGCCTGAAACCGGAATTGAAAAAGATAATCGAAGACCGCAAGAAAACAGATATGCTCAAAGGCGCGGCTGTCATCGCTTACGGCCTGCTTAAGGATAAAGATGCTGTGCCGATGCTGTCCGAGATGCTGGCTAAACGGCCGGAAGACCCGGTGTTGGCGCCTTACATAATTCTGGCTCTGGGAATGATCGGCCAGGAGAAAGGCGTTGAGGCGATACTTCCTTTATGGCAGGCGGTCGATAAAAATATCGGCTCCGTGGCTTATTCCAATATGGCCGTAGCACTTGCCATGCTCGGCAAACGCCGGGAGGTGATTGACCAACTGGTCAAACAGTCCGGCCCGGGCCAGAACAATATCTTGCGCCAGTACGCGCTCTATACCCTGGGCCTGCTGGCCGACCGCCAGGCGGCCCAGTCGCTGGTCGACGCCTGCAACGAATCATCCAATAATAATATCAAATCTTATGCCGTGGCCGGCATCGGCCTGCTTATGGAAAATAACCGCACTCCGCTGATAACCCAATGGACGGCCGGCAATAACACCGAGGTTTTTACCTGGATTATAGATCATCTTCTGCCTATACCGTCCTGGTAG
- the murC gene encoding UDP-N-acetylmuramate--L-alanine ligase yields the protein MATPLTSLNLNKGPVHFIGISGTGMSGLAHYLASSETKVSGSDLQLIPSIKHYLKKSGIKLFPNHRASNINSDCKLVIKSAAIPGSNPEIIRANKYRIPIIKYAQLLGLLMRRAGYGIAVSGAHGKTTTSSLMAHILHQAGKKPSFVIGGVPKDFQSSARPGRSPYFVVEACEYDRSFHQLPAIIRIVNNVEPDHLDYYSNFANVVKAFRQFCLMPPARLDDGYRSGGPADRLVIANIDSPGVRRCLKGLKIRVATFGSTARAEWHFKPLPGNNGFRVWHKRQLYGDFRLGIPGHHNFYNALACIIAADRLGIAKPVIRKALAGFSGVARRFDVIASGPAVRGRIIIDDYGHHPTEITSTLQTARAAYPGRRIFCVFQPHQYSRTRLFLDQFAQALQAADAVLVPPIYSARDNARERALISSADLVNAINKISPRARYFDNFADIAGYLKGNTIPGDVIITLGAGDVWEIGPMLKQELKKG from the coding sequence ATGGCAACACCATTAACAAGCTTAAACCTTAATAAAGGACCGGTCCATTTCATAGGCATCAGCGGCACCGGCATGAGTGGGCTGGCCCATTACCTGGCTTCCTCTGAAACCAAAGTCAGCGGTTCAGACCTGCAGCTTATCCCATCCATAAAACATTATCTCAAAAAATCAGGCATAAAGTTATTTCCTAATCACCGGGCAAGCAACATCAATTCCGATTGCAAACTGGTGATAAAATCCGCGGCCATCCCGGGCAGCAATCCGGAAATCATCCGGGCCAATAAGTACCGCATTCCCATCATCAAATACGCCCAGTTGCTCGGCTTGCTGATGCGCCGGGCCGGCTACGGCATCGCCGTCAGCGGCGCGCACGGCAAAACCACCACCTCGTCGCTGATGGCGCATATACTCCATCAGGCCGGGAAGAAGCCGTCTTTTGTCATCGGCGGCGTACCCAAGGATTTCCAAAGCAGCGCACGGCCGGGCCGGAGCCCTTATTTCGTGGTCGAGGCCTGCGAATACGACCGCTCCTTCCACCAGCTGCCGGCCATAATAAGAATCGTCAATAACGTCGAGCCGGACCACCTGGACTATTACAGTAATTTCGCAAACGTGGTCAAGGCCTTCAGGCAGTTCTGCCTGATGCCGCCCGCCCGGCTGGATGACGGCTATCGTTCGGGCGGGCCGGCCGATCGGTTGGTCATCGCCAATATCGACAGCCCGGGCGTGCGCCGGTGCCTCAAGGGACTGAAAATAAGGGTAGCCACCTTCGGCTCGACCGCCAGGGCCGAGTGGCATTTCAAGCCGCTACCGGGCAATAACGGGTTCCGGGTCTGGCATAAGCGGCAGTTATACGGCGATTTCAGGCTGGGCATCCCCGGCCATCATAATTTCTATAACGCCCTGGCCTGCATAATCGCGGCTGACCGGCTGGGCATCGCCAAACCGGTTATCAGGAAAGCGCTGGCCGGATTTTCCGGCGTGGCCCGGAGGTTCGACGTCATCGCTTCCGGCCCGGCCGTCCGCGGGCGCATCATCATCGACGATTACGGCCACCATCCGACCGAGATAACCAGCACGCTCCAAACGGCCCGGGCGGCCTATCCGGGCCGGCGGATATTCTGCGTCTTCCAGCCGCACCAGTACAGCCGGACCCGGCTGTTTTTGGATCAGTTCGCGCAAGCGCTCCAGGCGGCCGACGCGGTCCTGGTCCCGCCCATCTATTCGGCCCGCGACAACGCCAGGGAACGGGCCCTGATTTCGTCCGCCGACCTGGTTAATGCAATTAATAAAATATCGCCCCGAGCCAGATATTTTGACAACTTCGCCGATATCGCCGGCTATCTTAAGGGCAACACCATCCCGGGCGACGTGATCATCACCCTGGGCGCCGGCGATGTCTGGGAAATCGGGCCGATGCTCAAGCAGGAATTAAAAAAGGGTTAA
- the asnS gene encoding asparagine--tRNA ligase, with amino-acid sequence MKQTDIINLKDYEGQDVVVKGWLYNSRSSGKLQFLQVRDGTGIVQGVLSQKDVGEKLFKDTAAITQESSVIITGKVRKDERAPGGYELTLSGVQLVGLSQPYPIALKDHGIGFLMEQRHLWLRSRKQASILRIRAGIIRAIRDYFDSNSFVLVDAPILTPAACEGTSTLFEVTYFDDKAYLSQSGQLYSEAAAMALGKVYCFGPTFRAEKSKTRKHLTEFWMVEPEAAFYELKDVMELAEGLICHIVSWVLKNNIEDLKILERDISKLEKVKLPFQRISYSEIAQMFKKHGHQFKDGDDLGAPEEEFIGQHFDAPVMIHRFPMAVKAFYMKPDPNEPDKALCVDVIAPEGYGEIIGGSQREDDLAELEKRIVEQKLPKASFEWYLDLRRYGSVPHGGFGLGVERTVAWICGREHIRECIPFPRMLYKIYP; translated from the coding sequence ATGAAGCAGACAGATATTATTAATCTTAAAGACTACGAAGGCCAGGATGTAGTTGTCAAGGGCTGGCTTTATAACAGCCGCTCCAGCGGCAAGCTCCAGTTCCTGCAGGTGCGCGACGGCACCGGCATCGTCCAGGGAGTTTTATCCCAGAAGGATGTGGGAGAAAAGCTTTTCAAGGATACGGCCGCTATTACCCAGGAATCGTCCGTCATCATCACCGGTAAGGTGCGCAAAGACGAACGCGCTCCGGGCGGCTACGAACTGACCCTGTCCGGCGTCCAGCTGGTTGGCCTAAGCCAGCCTTATCCCATCGCTCTTAAGGACCATGGCATCGGCTTCCTGATGGAACAACGCCATCTCTGGCTTCGTTCTAGGAAACAGGCCTCGATCCTGCGTATCCGGGCCGGCATTATCCGGGCTATCCGCGACTATTTTGACAGCAACAGCTTTGTCCTGGTTGACGCGCCGATACTTACCCCGGCCGCTTGCGAGGGCACGAGCACTTTATTCGAGGTAACCTATTTTGATGACAAGGCTTATCTCTCCCAGTCCGGCCAGCTTTACAGCGAGGCGGCCGCTATGGCTTTGGGTAAAGTTTATTGTTTCGGCCCGACCTTCCGCGCCGAAAAATCAAAAACACGCAAGCATCTGACCGAGTTCTGGATGGTCGAGCCGGAAGCGGCTTTTTACGAGCTGAAAGACGTTATGGAACTGGCCGAAGGCCTGATTTGCCACATCGTCAGTTGGGTGCTCAAGAATAATATCGAAGACCTGAAAATACTTGAACGTGATATCAGCAAACTGGAAAAGGTGAAACTGCCGTTCCAGCGGATTTCATATTCCGAGATAGCCCAGATGTTTAAGAAACACGGCCATCAGTTCAAGGACGGCGACGATCTTGGCGCGCCGGAAGAGGAGTTCATCGGCCAGCATTTTGACGCACCGGTGATGATTCACCGTTTTCCCATGGCCGTTAAGGCGTTCTATATGAAACCTGATCCTAATGAGCCGGACAAAGCGCTTTGTGTTGATGTCATTGCGCCCGAAGGATACGGCGAAATCATCGGCGGCAGCCAGCGCGAAGACGACTTGGCCGAACTGGAAAAGCGTATTGTCGAGCAGAAACTGCCCAAAGCGTCTTTTGAATGGTATCTGGATTTGCGCAGGTACGGCTCGGTGCCGCACGGCGGTTTCGGGCTGGGTGTGGAACGTACCGTCGCCTGGATTTGCGGCCGAGAACATATCCGCGAATGTATCCCGTTCCCGCGGATGCTTTATAAGATTTATCCGTAA
- a CDS encoding HEAT repeat domain-containing protein yields MKKYLSIFAIICLCLSAIAVNTAFAEDTTTGLIDKLRDKDPEVRKNVAVTLGVLKVKNAIKPLIDTLADDNAEVREAAYKSLTKLSRQSFPSDYDTWLDWWGKEGMKQFGETEMAGQKLAELQRYLNFAFIVMLLELILIVFLTVVFGYMAGSKIKEMKEISKRADKYLADSDEVTKRFDQITQELEQRRGELLVFFNKLKEDSQNEIERFSELLRQNVEHQMREATRTLREKAESEIRQTTSQLKEEINRLQKPH; encoded by the coding sequence ATGAAAAAGTATTTATCAATATTTGCGATTATCTGCTTATGCTTATCTGCCATAGCTGTAAACACGGCTTTTGCTGAAGATACAACCACCGGACTGATAGACAAATTACGTGATAAAGACCCGGAGGTCAGGAAGAACGTAGCCGTTACTCTGGGCGTGCTTAAGGTAAAGAATGCTATTAAGCCGCTGATTGACACCCTGGCCGACGATAACGCCGAAGTGCGCGAGGCGGCTTATAAATCGCTGACCAAGCTATCCCGACAGTCTTTTCCGTCCGATTACGATACCTGGCTTGATTGGTGGGGAAAAGAAGGAATGAAACAATTCGGCGAAACGGAAATGGCCGGCCAAAAACTGGCCGAGCTACAACGATACCTGAATTTCGCCTTTATCGTCATGCTTCTGGAGCTTATCCTGATAGTCTTTTTAACCGTAGTTTTCGGCTATATGGCCGGATCTAAAATCAAGGAAATGAAAGAAATCTCCAAAAGGGCCGATAAGTATCTCGCCGATAGCGATGAAGTCACTAAGCGATTCGACCAGATTACCCAGGAATTGGAACAACGCCGGGGTGAACTGCTGGTCTTCTTTAATAAGCTTAAAGAAGACAGCCAGAATGAAATAGAACGTTTTTCAGAACTGCTCCGCCAGAACGTGGAACACCAAATGCGCGAAGCCACTAGAACTCTGCGCGAGAAAGCCGAATCGGAGATCAGACAGACAACCTCTCAACTTAAAGAAGAAATTAACCGGCTGCAAAAACCACACTAA
- a CDS encoding D-alanine--D-alanine ligase has protein sequence MNTNKHSLLKLLNNSQLRIGVLYGGFSSERPVSLKSGKAVAAGLRSLSYPVKLIDIKSPDPKRILADLKDCHISFIALHGKFGEDGQLQALLDKHHIPYTGSGRQASLNAMDKFATKRLLDKHRIPGAPYRQLHISDSRFPVKACKAFWKWGKLVVKPRSEGSSVGVSIARSADELYDALKLAFRYDQDILLEKYIAGREVTVGILGNRPLPLIEMKPYKDFFSYRAKYKDNRTQYIVKPRIPAPAARMIQRQALRAYKSLGCKGFSRVDLIYAPAKKKAYVLEVNSIPGMTERSLVPKAARAVGIEFPQLCREIIRLSL, from the coding sequence ATGAATACAAATAAACACAGCTTGCTAAAACTTCTTAATAATAGCCAGCTTCGCATCGGCGTATTGTACGGCGGATTTTCTTCGGAGCGGCCCGTCTCGCTCAAGTCCGGCAAGGCCGTGGCCGCCGGGCTGAGGTCGCTGAGCTATCCGGTCAAGCTGATAGACATAAAAAGCCCCGACCCCAAGCGGATACTGGCCGACCTGAAAGATTGCCATATCAGTTTTATCGCCCTGCACGGCAAATTCGGCGAGGACGGCCAGCTCCAGGCATTGCTTGACAAGCATCACATCCCTTACACCGGCTCGGGCCGCCAGGCGTCGCTCAATGCCATGGATAAATTCGCCACCAAGCGGCTATTAGACAAGCACCGCATCCCCGGCGCTCCGTACAGGCAATTGCATATTTCAGATTCCAGATTCCCCGTTAAAGCCTGCAAGGCGTTCTGGAAATGGGGGAAACTGGTGGTCAAGCCGCGCTCCGAGGGCTCCAGCGTCGGAGTTTCCATCGCCCGTAGCGCCGACGAGCTCTACGATGCGTTGAAGCTGGCCTTCCGCTACGACCAAGATATCCTGCTGGAAAAATATATCGCCGGACGCGAGGTGACGGTAGGCATTCTCGGGAACAGGCCTCTGCCGCTGATTGAAATGAAACCTTATAAGGACTTTTTTAGCTACCGGGCCAAATACAAGGATAACAGGACGCAGTATATCGTCAAACCACGGATTCCGGCGCCGGCCGCGCGGATGATACAGCGCCAGGCGCTCCGGGCATACAAATCACTGGGTTGCAAAGGGTTTTCGCGGGTCGACCTGATTTACGCACCGGCCAAGAAGAAGGCTTATGTGCTCGAGGTCAATTCCATTCCGGGCATGACCGAACGCTCGCTGGTGCCCAAAGCGGCCCGGGCCGTCGGCATCGAGTTCCCACAACTCTGTAGGGAAATCATCAGGCTGTCTTTGTAA
- a CDS encoding LemA family protein, producing the protein MSILIVLLIVIGVVILFGLLWVIATYNGLVGLRNTVKNAWSQISVQLKRRYDLIPNLVETVKGYAKHENTTFENVAKARSACMQAQGVAEQAKAENFLSQTLKSLFAVSEQYPELKANQNFLALQEELTATENKVSFARQFYNDNVMLFNNKIQMFPSNIIASMFGFKAEEFFEVESAEEKKAPKVQFS; encoded by the coding sequence ATGAGTATATTGATAGTGTTGTTGATTGTTATCGGAGTTGTGATATTGTTTGGATTGCTATGGGTTATTGCCACGTATAACGGATTGGTCGGTCTGCGTAATACCGTCAAGAACGCCTGGTCGCAGATATCGGTTCAGCTCAAGCGCCGCTATGATCTGATACCTAATCTGGTCGAGACGGTCAAGGGTTATGCCAAGCACGAGAACACCACCTTTGAAAATGTGGCTAAGGCGCGCTCGGCCTGTATGCAGGCGCAAGGCGTAGCCGAACAGGCCAAAGCGGAAAACTTCCTGTCCCAAACGCTCAAGTCGCTTTTCGCCGTGTCGGAACAGTACCCGGAGCTCAAAGCTAATCAGAACTTTCTGGCATTGCAGGAAGAGCTGACCGCTACCGAGAACAAGGTCTCGTTTGCCCGCCAGTTCTACAACGACAATGTTATGCTTTTTAACAACAAGATACAGATGTTCCCGTCAAACATCATCGCGAGTATGTTCGGGTTTAAGGCCGAAGAGTTTTTTGAGGTGGAATCAGCCGAGGAAAAGAAGGCGCCTAAGGTGCAGTTCTCTTAG
- the murB gene encoding UDP-N-acetylmuramate dehydrogenase: MNKQLLQLFKSVNTPLVRFSEPMNLQTTLRVGGPAEVFIVPQTMFQLRAAYNICLDNNIPVRILGEGSNLLVSDKGVKGVVIKITNRELERKGTIVNVGAGYPLPVLIARTVRMGLSGLETLAGIPGNLGGAVAMNAGGKYGNIGPLVKSVLALDKNGQAARLNNRDLWFGYRTSNILRKGYIAYLITLQLKKEPAKKIISRLTGIMKDKRSGQPLAAWSAGCVFKNPAGKSAGALIDQAGLKGKAVGGAMVSAKHANFIVNTGKARAADIQRLINLVKKTIYNKYRIKLELEIQNW, from the coding sequence ATGAATAAACAACTGCTCCAATTATTCAAGTCGGTCAATACGCCGCTGGTCCGGTTTAGCGAGCCGATGAACCTGCAGACCACCTTACGGGTGGGCGGGCCGGCCGAGGTGTTCATCGTGCCCCAGACCATGTTCCAGCTCCGGGCCGCCTATAACATTTGCCTGGACAATAACATCCCGGTCCGAATCCTGGGCGAGGGTTCGAACCTGCTGGTCAGCGACAAGGGCGTCAAAGGCGTAGTCATTAAAATAACCAACCGCGAGCTGGAGCGCAAGGGAACTATCGTCAACGTCGGGGCCGGGTATCCGCTGCCGGTGTTGATTGCCCGGACAGTCCGGATGGGCTTAAGCGGGCTGGAAACTCTGGCCGGCATCCCGGGCAACCTGGGCGGCGCCGTGGCCATGAACGCCGGCGGCAAATACGGCAATATCGGGCCGCTGGTAAAATCGGTCCTGGCCCTGGACAAGAACGGGCAGGCGGCGCGCCTGAACAACAGGGATTTGTGGTTCGGCTACCGGACATCAAATATCTTAAGAAAAGGTTATATCGCTTACCTGATTACCCTGCAGTTAAAGAAAGAACCGGCCAAGAAAATAATCAGCCGTTTGACCGGGATAATGAAAGATAAACGGTCCGGCCAGCCGCTGGCCGCCTGGAGCGCCGGCTGCGTATTCAAAAATCCGGCCGGTAAATCGGCCGGCGCCCTGATAGACCAAGCCGGGCTGAAAGGCAAGGCCGTCGGCGGCGCTATGGTCTCTGCCAAACACGCCAATTTCATCGTCAATACCGGCAAAGCCCGGGCCGCTGATATCCAGCGCTTGATTAATCTGGTGAAAAAGACGATATATAATAAGTATCGGATCAAGCTGGAACTGGAAATACAAAACTGGTAA